TTATAGATCTCGCCGTTATAGACCAAAACGCCGCACCCATCCGGCGCGTGCATCGGTTGGGCCGCGGCCGGGCTGAGGTCGAGGATGGAGAGCCGCACTTGGCCGAGTGCAACCCCGGCGGCTGGGTCCTCGAAAATGCCCTGACCGTCCGGGCCGCGGTGGGCTTGGGCGGTGTTCATCCTGGACGTCAGGCCTTGCAGATAATCACCGGCGAATCCGGATATCCCGCACATAATTTTCTCCCTAGCTTAAGGAGCGTCTGCAGTCATCGTCAATCGCACTCCTTAACCCCCTGACCGGCCTTGATCATAATCCCGGCCTATCAGCCAACGGCGAGGTCTTTGGTCCGCACAGCGGACCCTACGGCCCCGCGCCCGTAGGGTCCGCTGTGCGGACCAGCGACTTCCCGTCCAGCAGGGTGTCCGGGGTTATGATCAAGGCCCGCTGACCGCATCCAACGGCGTAGCGGCGCACCGCAGCGTCCAGTTGAGCCGCCATCCGCCCGAGGTGCCCTCCTCGACTTCGCGGCAGCCTCAGCCGTTAAGCCCGGGCGAGCGTACGGTAAAGAAGCGCATACTGGCGAGCAATAGCCGCCGGCCGAAAGCGTTCAACATTCTTGTAGCCGCTCGTGACCAGCTCCTGTCGATAGGCCACATCCTGTATCAACCGCTCGACCGCCGACCTGATCTCGGCGACATCGTACGGATCCACGTAGCAGGCCGCATCGCCGCCCACCTCCGGCATCGAGTATAAGCGGCTCGTGATCACGGCCCGCCCGACCGCGTTGGCCTCGACAATCGGCAATCCGAATCCCTCGTAGAGCGAGGCAAACATCACCAGGTCGGCCTGCCGGTACTGCTCCACCAGCGCCTCCCGACTGAGCCCTACGTGGTTCTCGTAGTCGATGGCGTAACGCGCCAATACCCCCTTCTGCACCTCGGATAAAGGCCCAATGATCGCGAGACGACAAGGCAAACCGTGCAGCGCCTCGGCCACCCGCCCGATATTCTTATTTTCCGTGGTGCCGACCTGAAGGATGCGCGGGCATTGGTCATCGAAGGGCTTTTCACTGGCGGTAAACTCGCTGGAAACCGGGCAGTGGA
The DNA window shown above is from Candidatus Thiodictyon syntrophicum and carries:
- a CDS encoding glycosyltransferase family 4 protein, which translates into the protein MAEAITVVHHKRKALLGYFSVEQVFDDVCSALPGDIRVHIRVNRYPSWGVWRRLIDTILAARQQGSVNHVTGDVHYLTYFLDAKRTVLTILDCVTLERLRGLRRWVFWLFWYWLPEKRCAAITVISESTKQQLLRYLSCDPDKITVIHCPVSSEFTASEKPFDDQCPRILQVGTTENKNIGRVAEALHGLPCRLAIIGPLSEVQKGVLARYAIDYENHVGLSREALVEQYRQADLVMFASLYEGFGLPIVEANAVGRAVITSRLYSMPEVGGDAACYVDPYDVAEIRSAVERLIQDVAYRQELVTSGYKNVERFRPAAIARQYALLYRTLARA